In Peromyscus eremicus chromosome 2, PerEre_H2_v1, whole genome shotgun sequence, a single genomic region encodes these proteins:
- the LOC131904865 gene encoding LOW QUALITY PROTEIN: selection and upkeep of intraepithelial T-cells protein 2-like (The sequence of the model RefSeq protein was modified relative to this genomic sequence to represent the inferred CDS: substituted 1 base at 1 genomic stop codon), translated as MVHEDCDREERIPQQLVCYRAECEPGGLELDGKRESEDLLTDSLADGFHGDPKGAVLLLILXYFIERVNQSSEKFTVTGLTRPVLTTLGRTLELSCQLSPPQHAQHMEIRWFRNHYTKPVYLYRDGKDLHEETISKYVERTELLKNAIGEGKVTLRIFNVTFDDDGPYHCIFKDGEFYEEHITEVKVTVTSSDIQILMHSPNTKGVMLECHSGGWFPQPHMEWRDSKGEVIPATSKSHSQDGNKLFNMTMALFIKANSYRNVTCYLQNHLTHQEESISIVLSGELFSWRSIWIWILSIIAFVLVPFLFTSCVQQHLTCGNGQFEADQSEGGCSVINSPWKKGVIVFMISMIAIIGVILILHLKPRVPVSDPHFELDTLWLEDISVILYVMIVFIIMLVSFIYFRLQGKYDGMVATQKIWFM; from the exons ATGGTCCATGAAGATTGTGACAGGGAAGAAAGGATACCACAGCAgctggtctgctacagagctgaatGTGAGCCTGGGGGATTGGAATTGGATGGAAAAAGGGAGAGTGAAGATCTCCTAACTGATTCCCTTGCAGATGGGTTCCACGGAGATCCTAAGGGAGCTG ttcttttattaattttataatatttcattGAAAGAGTGAACCAGAGTT CAGAAAAATTCACAGTGACTGGATTGACTAGGCCAGTCTTGACTACATTGGGTAGAACTCTTGAACTCAGTTGTCAGTTGTCTCCACCACAACATGCACAGCACATGGAGATTCGCTGGTTCAGGAACCATTATACGAAGCCAGTATACCTGTACAGGGATGGTAAAGACCTGCATGAAGAAACTATCTCCAAGTATGTGGAGAGGACAGAACTCCTGAAAAATGCCATTGGAGAAGGAAAAGTGACCCTCAGAATCTTTAATGTGACTTTTGATGATGATGGGCCATACCACTGCATCTTCAAAGATGGTGAATTCTATGAAGAGCACATCACAGAGGTCAAGGTCACAG TCACAAGCTCAGACATACAGATTCTTATGCATTCCCCTAATACCAAAGGTGTGATGTTGGAGTGTCATTCGGGAGGTTGGTTCCCACAGCCTCATATGGAATGGAGAGACAGCAAAGGAGAGGTCATTCCAGCAACATCAAAATCCCATTCACAGGATGGAAACAAATTGTTCAACATGACAATGGCCCTTTTTATTAAAGCCAATTCCTACAGGAATGTCACTTGCTATCTTCAAAACCATCTAACTCACCAAGAAGAAAGTATAAGTATTGTCCTATCAG GTGAACTGTTTTCATGGAGAAGTATTTGGATATGGATTCTGAGTATAATAGCATTTGTGCTGGTACCCTTCCTCTTTACTTCCTGTGTTCAGCAACATCTCACGTGTGGTAA TGGGCAATTTGAGGCTGATCAATCTGAGG gtggCTGCTCTGTGATAAATAGTCCTTGGAAAAAGGGTGTAATTGTTTTCATGATTTCAATGATTGCAATTATAGGAGTCATTCTCATTTTGCATCTAAAACCAAGAG TCCCAGTTTCAGATCCACATTTTGAATTGGACACTTTATGGTTGGAAGATATTAGTGTGATCCTCTATGTGATGATAGTGTTCATCATCAtgcttgtttcatttatttacttcagATTGCAAGGTAAATATGATGGAATGGTGGCAACTCAGAAGATCTGGTTCATGTGA